The following coding sequences lie in one Benincasa hispida cultivar B227 chromosome 6, ASM972705v1, whole genome shotgun sequence genomic window:
- the LOC120079235 gene encoding uncharacterized mitochondrial protein AtMg00810-like, with amino-acid sequence MTGCKPVDTPVEYNAKLGDKNDRIPVNKERYQRFVGKLIYLSHTRPDISYTVSVVSQFMQAPCEDHMTVVELFFGSVVDRKSMSGYCTFVWRNLVIWRSKKQGVITKSSVEAEYRAMSLGICEKIWLKKVLSDLQ; translated from the exons atgactgggtgtaaacctgTTGACACACCAGTAGAATACAATGCGAAACTCGGTGATAAGAATGATAGAATTCCTGttaataaagaaaggtatcagcGGTTTGTTGGGAAGTTGATATACTTGTCTCACACAAGACCTGATATTTCTTATACAGTAAGTGTTGTGAGTCAATTTATGCAAGCTCCTTGTGAGGATCATATGACAGTAGTTGAACTATTCTTTG ggtctgttgttgatagaaaGTCGATGTCTGGGTATTGTACGTTTGTCTGGAGAAATCTAGTCATCtggagaagtaagaaacaaggAGTTATTACTAAAAGTAGTGTTGAAGCTGAGTATCGAGCCATGAGTCTAGGGATTTGTGAaaaaatctggttgaagaaagtattaTCAGATCTCCAGTAA